Proteins from one Ricinus communis isolate WT05 ecotype wild-type chromosome 9, ASM1957865v1, whole genome shotgun sequence genomic window:
- the LOC8265736 gene encoding pre-mRNA-processing factor 19 homolog 1: MHCSISGEVPEEPVVSKKSGLLFEKRLIERHISDYGKCPITSEPLTLDDIVPMKAGKIVKPRTIQSASIPGMLGMFQNEWDGLMLSNFALEQQLHTARQELSHALYQHDAACRVIARLKKERDEARSLLAQADRQIPLSVTAAATENAYAASNGKRAAADDDLGPPGKKLRPGISVTIITELTDCNAALSQQRKRRQIPSTLAPVDAVERYTQLSSHPLHKTNKPGIVSMDIQYSKDIIATGGVDSTAVLFDRPSGQILSTLSGHSKKVTSVRFVAEGDLFLTGSADKTVRVWQGSEDGNYDCRHILKDHTAEVQAVTVHATNNYFVTASLDSTWCFYDISSGLCLAQVADSSKSDTDSSSPEGYTSAAFHPDGLILGTGTSDAVVKIWDVKSQANVAKFEGHVGPVTAISFSENGYFLATAAYDSVKLWDLRKLKNFRTLNLYDSDTPTNSVEFDHSGCYLGVAGSDIRVFQVASVKADWNCVKTLPDLSGTGKATCVKFGPDAKYIAVGSMDRNLRIFGLPADEGQLES, translated from the exons ATGCACTGCTCAA TATCCGGCGAGGTGCCGGAAGAGCCCGTTGTCTCGAAGAAGTCTGGACTTCTATTTGAGAAGCGCTTAATCGAACGGCACATTTCC GATTATGGAAAATGTCCAATTACTTCCGAACCGCTCACGCTTGATGATATTGTACCTATGAAAGCAGGGAAG ATTGTGAAGCCAAGAACTATACAGTCTGCTAGTATTCCTGGGATGCTCGGAATGTTCCAGAAT GAATGGGATGGTCTGATGCTATCCAATTTCGCATTGGAGCAACAACTACATACAGCAAGGCAAGAGCTAAGCCACGCATTATACCAG CATGATGCTGCTTGCCGTGTGATTGCACgacttaaaaaagaaagggatgAGGCAAGGTCATTGCTTGCACAGGCCGATAGGCAGATACCTTTGTCAGTAACGGCAGCTGCCACAGAGAATGCCTATGCTGCTAGCAATGGAAAAAGAG CTGCTGCGGACGATGATTTGGGCCCACCTGGAAAGAAATTACGTCCTGGAATTTCTGTCACAATCATTACTGAGCTAACGGACTGTAATGCAGCTCTTTCACAACAGCGAAAGAGACGGCAG ATTCCTTCAACATTGGCTCCTGTTGACGCCGTGGAGAGATACACACAGCTTTCCAGTCATCCCCTTCACAAAACTAACAAGCCAGGCATTGTCTCAATGGATATCCAGTATTCCAAA GACATAATTGCTACTGGAGGGGTCGATTCTACTGCAGTACTCTTTGATCGACCGTCAGGGCAAATCCTATCTACACTCAGCGGACACTCCAAGAag GTTACTAGTGTGAGATTTGTAGCTGAGggtgatttatttttaactggGTCGGCAGACAAG ACTGTTCGTGTATGGCAAGGATCTGAAGATGGAAACTATGACTGCAGGCACATCTTGAAGGATCATACAGCTGAG GTGCAAGCTGTCACTGTCCATGCCACAAACAACTACTTCGTGACTGCTTCTCTTGATAGTACATGGTGCTTTTATGATATCTCTTCTGGCTTATGCTTGGCACAG GTTGCTGATAGTTCGAAATCAGACACAGACAGCTCTTCACCTGAAGGCTATACATCTGCAGCTTTTCATCCTGATGGTCTTATCCTTGGAACAGGCACCTCAGATGCTGTTGTTAAAATTTGGGATGTAAAAAGCCAG GCAAATGTTGCAAAATTTGAAGGGCATGTTGGGCCAGTGACTGCCATATCTTTCTCAGAAAATGGTTACTTCCTAGCA ACTGCAGCATATGATAGTGTTAAATTATGGGATCTGCGCAAATTGAAGAACTTCCGGACACTCAATCTATATGATTCAGACACACCAACAAACTCCG TTGAGTTCGACCACAGTGGATGTTACCTTGGAGTTGCAGGCTCAGATATAAG GGTTTTCCAAGTTGCTAGTGTTAAAGCAGATTGGAATTGTGTGAAAACTCTTCCTGATTTATCTGGCACAG GAAAAGCAACTTGCGTGAAATTTGGTCCTGATGCAAAATACATAGCAGTAGGTTCAATGGATCGCAACCTCCGGATATTTGGTCTTCCTGCTGATGAAGGTCAGCTGGAGTCATGA
- the LOC8265735 gene encoding oxidation resistance protein 1 isoform X1: MHSLKDKVSNQLSRIFADSPNHNSPSSPPDNSQARPFSSGGKSFSSYFSFGVPSLNLGGSKSNKQQQDLKPLQSLPVRWGSKGFKQQDGYTVKYHECNTLKENENLQLSRTDGKESSKISVNKGTDKINDINENGESGRSSSDSDIFEEAREQQTPRSSLPDLMEESSFISSELYEFLQSSLPNIVKGCQWALLYSTLKHGISLRTLIRKSSELSGPCLLIVGDRQGAVFGGLLECPLKPTPKRKYQGTNQSFVFTTIYGEPRLFRPTGANRYYYMCLNDLLALGGAGNFALCVDGDLLNGTSGPCDTYGNLCLAHKPEFELKNVEWKWNCDDNIGVSNGGIDDSLLEVIVRWWCWRQIGANIVARVPDYEVMN; encoded by the exons GCCAGGCCATTTTCTAGTGGGGGAAAATCATtctcttcttatttttcttttggcgTCCCTTCATTAAACCTTGGTGGGTCTAAATCAAACAAGCAACAACAGGACTTAAAGCCACTTCAATCACTGCCTGTTAGATGGGGTAGTAAAGGTTTCAAACAGCAAGATGGTTACACAGTTAAGTATCATGAATGCAACACATTAAAAGAGAATGAGAATCTCCAATTATCTCGCACAGATGGTAAAGAAAGTAGCAAAATTTCAGTGAACAAAGGAACTGATAAAATCAATGACATCAATGAGAATGGTGAATCTGGAAGGAGCAGTAGTGACAGTGATATATTTGAGGAAGCACGTGAGCAGCAGACTCCACGGAGCTCTTTACCCGATCTCATGGAAGAATCATCTTTTATTTCCTCAGAATTGTATGAATTCCTGCAGTCTTCCCTTCCTAATATAGTGAAGGGATGCCAATGGGCTTTGTTATACAG TACGTTGAAGCATGGCATATCACTTCGGACTCTTATTCGCAAGAGTTCTGAGCTTTCTGGCCCTTGTTTGCTG ATTGTTGGCGATAGACAAGGTGCTGTATTTGGCGGTCTGTTGGAATGTCCATTAAAACCCACACCCAAGAGGAAATATCAG GGGACAAACCAGTCATTTGTATTTACAACTATATATGGTGAACCAAGGCTATTTAGACCAACTG GTGCCAACCGTTATTACTACATGTGTTTAAATGATTTACTAGCACTTGGTGGAGCTGGCAATTTTGCTTTGTGTGTAGATGGAGACTT GTTAAATGGAACTAGTGGACCTTGTGATACATATGGGAACTTATGTCTGGCCCATAAACCAGAGTTTGAACTAAAAAATGTTGAG TGGAAATGGAATTGTGATGACAACATTGGCGTTAGCAATGGTGGTATTGATGACAGCCTACTAGAGGTGATAGTGCGGTGGTGGTGCTGGCGACAAATTGGTGCAAACATAGTGGCACGGGTGCCAGACTACGAAGTGATGAACTGA
- the LOC8265735 gene encoding oxidation resistance protein 1 isoform X2 has translation MHSLKDKVSNQLSRIFADSPNHNSPSSPPDNSQARPFSSGGKSFSSYFSFGVPSLNLGGSKSNKQQQDLKPLQSLPVRWGSKGFKQQDGYTVKYHECNTLKENENLQLSRTDGKESSKISVNKGTDKINDINENGESGRSSSDSDIFEEAREQQTPRSSLPDLMEESSFISSELYEFLQSSLPNIVKGCQWALLYSTLKHGISLRTLIRKSSELSGPCLLIVGDRQGAVFGGLLECPLKPTPKRKYQGTNQSFVFTTIYGEPRLFRPTGANRYYYMCLNDLLALGGAGNFALCVDGDLLNGTSGPCDTYGNLCLAHKPEFELKNVELWGFTHSSKYLT, from the exons GCCAGGCCATTTTCTAGTGGGGGAAAATCATtctcttcttatttttcttttggcgTCCCTTCATTAAACCTTGGTGGGTCTAAATCAAACAAGCAACAACAGGACTTAAAGCCACTTCAATCACTGCCTGTTAGATGGGGTAGTAAAGGTTTCAAACAGCAAGATGGTTACACAGTTAAGTATCATGAATGCAACACATTAAAAGAGAATGAGAATCTCCAATTATCTCGCACAGATGGTAAAGAAAGTAGCAAAATTTCAGTGAACAAAGGAACTGATAAAATCAATGACATCAATGAGAATGGTGAATCTGGAAGGAGCAGTAGTGACAGTGATATATTTGAGGAAGCACGTGAGCAGCAGACTCCACGGAGCTCTTTACCCGATCTCATGGAAGAATCATCTTTTATTTCCTCAGAATTGTATGAATTCCTGCAGTCTTCCCTTCCTAATATAGTGAAGGGATGCCAATGGGCTTTGTTATACAG TACGTTGAAGCATGGCATATCACTTCGGACTCTTATTCGCAAGAGTTCTGAGCTTTCTGGCCCTTGTTTGCTG ATTGTTGGCGATAGACAAGGTGCTGTATTTGGCGGTCTGTTGGAATGTCCATTAAAACCCACACCCAAGAGGAAATATCAG GGGACAAACCAGTCATTTGTATTTACAACTATATATGGTGAACCAAGGCTATTTAGACCAACTG GTGCCAACCGTTATTACTACATGTGTTTAAATGATTTACTAGCACTTGGTGGAGCTGGCAATTTTGCTTTGTGTGTAGATGGAGACTT GTTAAATGGAACTAGTGGACCTTGTGATACATATGGGAACTTATGTCTGGCCCATAAACCAGAGTTTGAACTAAAAAATGTTGAG CTCTGGGGGTTTACACATTCATCAAAATACCTTACCTAA